In one window of Candidatus Scalindua sp. DNA:
- a CDS encoding TIR domain-containing protein, whose protein sequence is MEATYTKLKQLGISVFYDASQVADLLGKNLYEYLSDVYQNQAKYCVVFLSKEYANKLWTKHELKSMQARAFQESREYILPARFDDTEIPGLLPAIAYIDLNEYAPGKFAELIADKVKDRDMGQEPIINPELEVNLTDVVIWAQEYLRPQSLDLSDAVAESVRTSFREAGIQPERQHLIPYIRNPRAEYRVVGYFAFQIDPIKEMVLDLINGLSHERVEATERKETRPLWQLLVCFTYLMQHQTPPADRDLIKKALKDFIEFMQNDSAIDPGGECRARIEMITGERWLFTA, encoded by the coding sequence GTGGAAGCTACCTATACAAAATTAAAACAACTCGGTATCTCCGTCTTCTACGACGCATCACAAGTTGCCGATCTTTTGGGTAAGAATTTATACGAATATTTGAGCGATGTTTACCAAAACCAAGCTAAATATTGTGTAGTTTTCTTATCAAAGGAGTACGCAAATAAGTTGTGGACTAAGCACGAACTAAAGAGTATGCAGGCTCGGGCTTTCCAAGAGTCAAGAGAGTATATATTACCTGCCCGTTTTGACGACACAGAAATTCCTGGTTTACTTCCTGCTATTGCTTATATAGATCTTAACGAATATGCCCCTGGTAAATTTGCTGAATTAATTGCAGATAAAGTCAAAGATCGAGATATGGGACAGGAACCAATCATTAATCCAGAACTCGAAGTAAATTTAACAGATGTTGTCATATGGGCTCAAGAATATTTAAGGCCCCAATCGTTAGATCTTTCAGATGCTGTTGCTGAGTCTGTTCGTACATCTTTTCGAGAAGCTGGAATCCAACCAGAACGCCAACATTTAATTCCATACATTCGGAATCCGAGAGCCGAATACCGTGTTGTTGGCTATTTTGCATTCCAAATTGATCCAATAAAGGAAATGGTTCTGGACTTGATTAATGGTCTAAGCCACGAACGAGTGGAGGCAACCGAACGAAAAGAGACCAGGCCACTCTGGCAACTTTTAGTCTGCTTTACATATCTCATGCAGCATCAGACCCCTCCTGCGGATCGCGACTTGATCAAGAAGGCTCTTAAAGATTTTATAGAGTTCATGCAGAATGATTCTGCTATAGATCCAGGTGGGGAATGCCGGGCACGTATTGAAATGATAACAGGGGAACGCTGGCTATTCACTGCATGA
- the mscL gene encoding large-conductance mechanosensitive channel protein MscL, whose translation MGMMKEFKEFAVKGNVIDMAVGIIIGAAFGKIVSSFVGDVIMPPIGVLVGGIDFSNLAITIKEAAGEAPAVVISYGKFIQTVVDFVIIAFAIFIAVKGINSLKRKEEEAPKAPPAQEVLLSEIRDLLKAKV comes from the coding sequence ATGGGTATGATGAAAGAGTTTAAGGAATTTGCGGTAAAAGGAAATGTCATTGATATGGCCGTTGGCATCATCATTGGCGCTGCATTTGGGAAAATTGTATCTTCCTTTGTAGGGGATGTGATTATGCCTCCAATAGGTGTGCTTGTAGGTGGAATCGATTTTTCCAATTTAGCAATTACTATTAAGGAAGCTGCAGGCGAGGCTCCTGCTGTAGTAATCAGTTATGGGAAGTTTATTCAGACGGTTGTCGATTTCGTAATTATCGCATTTGCAATTTTCATCGCTGTCAAAGGAATCAACTCACTCAAGAGAAAAGAGGAAGAAGCACCTAAGGCTCCACCAGCACAAGAAGTATTGCTTTCGGAAATACGCGATTTGCTGAAAGCTAAAGTGTAA
- a CDS encoding methylated-DNA--[protein]-cysteine S-methyltransferase has translation MNQINIQYYKTKIGELILGSLDGKLCLLDYRYRRMRATVDNRIKKGLRADFVEKNADVLSKARVQLDEYLNGGRINFDIPVLVAGTDFQKSVWKALVKIPYGKTASYLDIAKFINKEKAVRAVAGANGANSISLIIPCHRIIGSNGELVGYGGGVPVKKRLLKLEQNNSGLRDNEKYNFIGSKNIKYDGVFFTAVKTTGIYCKPSCSAKKPNRENVIFYDTKKDATENGYRPCKVCKP, from the coding sequence ATGAATCAAATTAATATTCAGTATTACAAGACCAAGATTGGAGAGCTAATATTAGGTTCTCTTGATGGGAAATTATGCTTGCTTGATTATAGGTATAGGAGAATGAGGGCAACAGTTGATAATCGAATCAAAAAAGGTCTAAGGGCCGACTTTGTAGAAAAAAATGCTGATGTATTGTCTAAAGCAAGAGTACAACTTGATGAGTATCTTAATGGAGGTAGAATAAATTTTGATATCCCAGTATTAGTGGCAGGGACTGATTTCCAGAAAAGTGTATGGAAAGCTTTAGTGAAAATTCCTTACGGTAAGACCGCTTCTTATTTAGATATAGCAAAGTTCATTAATAAAGAAAAGGCTGTGAGAGCTGTTGCAGGTGCAAATGGAGCAAATTCAATTAGCTTGATTATTCCCTGTCATCGAATCATAGGAAGTAACGGAGAGCTTGTTGGTTATGGTGGCGGGGTACCAGTAAAAAAACGGTTATTGAAGCTTGAGCAAAACAACTCAGGTTTACGCGATAATGAGAAATATAATTTCATTGGAAGTAAAAACATAAAGTATGATGGTGTGTTCTTTACCGCTGTAAAAACAACAGGTATATACTGCAAGCCATCTTGTAGTGCAAAAAAGCCCAATAGAGAAAATGTCATATTTTATGATACAAAAAAAGATGCTACCGAAAATGGCTATAGGCCCTGTAAGGTTTGCAAGCCATAA
- a CDS encoding isochorismatase family protein, translating into MKQISLILIDPQRGFCSPTGSLGKEYGVGEICEITRVIPNIKKALSESSRRHVVSSSYSVAQFTNGNTNHGLANLCVPDINSDCAIIDEFSEVEFNSHSIKHEQSALSSSVFVKEIDNDIRLGIERFVVAGFLLEHCVKKTAEDLKKHLVNTNSKVFFCNDLSASRSEKYKNGIVADTIKSLNSSGIQTELWQSIRTYQSQAESVHTLICD; encoded by the coding sequence ATGAAACAAATTTCCTTAATACTCATTGATCCACAAAGAGGATTTTGCTCACCAACAGGTTCACTCGGAAAGGAATATGGTGTAGGCGAGATATGTGAGATAACGCGAGTAATACCTAATATAAAAAAAGCTCTTAGTGAGAGTTCAAGACGACATGTAGTTAGTTCGTCGTATTCAGTGGCTCAATTTACTAATGGCAATACAAATCACGGCCTTGCCAACTTGTGCGTTCCTGACATCAACTCGGATTGTGCAATAATCGATGAATTTTCTGAGGTCGAGTTTAATTCACACTCAATTAAGCACGAACAAAGCGCGCTTTCATCTAGCGTATTTGTAAAAGAAATTGACAACGACATCAGGCTGGGAATAGAGAGGTTTGTTGTGGCGGGCTTCTTACTAGAACACTGCGTAAAAAAAACCGCAGAAGATCTTAAAAAACACCTGGTAAACACAAACTCCAAAGTATTTTTCTGCAATGACTTATCAGCTTCCAGATCGGAGAAATACAAAAATGGTATTGTGGCAGACACAATAAAAAGTCTTAATAGCAGCGGAATTCAAACTGAATTATGGCAGAGTATTCGGACATATCAATCACAGGCAGAATCGGTTCACACCTTGATTTGTGATTAG
- a CDS encoding MFS transporter, producing MIKLIRAHFSLLSATAILLLGSGLLGTLVALRAETESFPQPMIGLIMSGFFMGYVLGSYLCPHVIRTIGHIRSFSVFAAMGCVSVLLHGLIIDPVVWLLLRIITGICMLGMYLVIESWLNTLATNKTRGSLFAIYMAINLLALGTGQYLLVIYEIQSLAPFALIALFFSLSLVPIAFTQISQPTQIETGHLGIRHLYTTSPLAFFGALLSGIVNGAFWGMGPVYALSVGFDVAGIALFMSGIVFGGSLLQWPLGHLSDNYDRRLVIFAVSIMASGAAIAVFYMIDSHKALGLLAAFIFGGCAFSIYSLSMAHANDHIAVTNVLEISRGLLLLSGIGATIGPLSAGMLMGWFGPQTLMIYFSLLMLLLASLALMRRSIGSPISVSEQGDFVIMARSSAAVLELDPRAESVEDTGSH from the coding sequence GTGATTAAATTAATTCGCGCCCATTTTTCACTGCTCTCGGCGACCGCTATTTTGTTGCTGGGCTCCGGACTGCTTGGCACCCTGGTCGCTCTGCGGGCAGAAACTGAGTCTTTCCCGCAGCCAATGATCGGCCTGATCATGTCAGGGTTTTTTATGGGCTATGTTCTCGGTTCCTATCTCTGCCCGCATGTCATTCGTACTATCGGACATATTCGCAGCTTCTCAGTCTTTGCCGCGATGGGGTGTGTCAGTGTGCTCCTGCACGGCCTCATCATTGACCCTGTTGTCTGGTTGCTGCTGCGTATTATCACTGGTATCTGTATGCTGGGAATGTATCTCGTGATCGAATCATGGCTTAACACCCTGGCAACGAATAAAACACGTGGCAGCCTTTTTGCAATCTATATGGCTATCAACCTCCTTGCACTGGGTACCGGTCAATATCTGTTAGTGATATATGAGATACAAAGTCTGGCACCTTTTGCGCTCATAGCATTGTTCTTTTCTCTCTCGCTGGTACCCATTGCATTCACCCAGATCTCGCAACCGACTCAGATAGAAACCGGCCACCTCGGAATCAGACATCTTTATACAACTTCACCGCTGGCATTTTTTGGCGCGTTACTTTCGGGTATCGTCAATGGCGCTTTCTGGGGAATGGGACCGGTTTATGCGCTGAGTGTGGGTTTTGATGTGGCCGGCATTGCATTGTTTATGAGTGGTATCGTTTTTGGTGGTTCACTTCTGCAGTGGCCACTGGGGCATTTATCTGACAATTACGATCGACGTTTAGTGATCTTCGCAGTCAGCATCATGGCCAGCGGTGCAGCGATAGCGGTGTTTTATATGATTGATTCACATAAGGCTCTCGGACTATTGGCTGCATTTATCTTTGGCGGCTGCGCCTTCTCGATCTACTCACTTAGTATGGCGCATGCCAATGATCACATTGCGGTGACAAATGTACTTGAAATAAGTCGTGGGCTTTTATTGCTCAGTGGCATTGGCGCCACTATCGGACCGCTCAGCGCCGGTATGTTAATGGGGTGGTTTGGTCCGCAAACACTGATGATTTATTTTTCTTTGCTCATGCTGCTGCTGGCCAGTCTTGCCCTGATGCGACGTTCCATTGGATCACCGATTAGCGTATCCGAACAGGGTGATTTCGTTATCATGGCGCGTTCTTCAGCTGCTGTGCTCGAACTGGATCCACGTGCTGAATCTGTTGAGGATACTGGTAGTCATTAA